GGGGCTCGACGTCCACCTCGTCGGCCAGTTTGCGGCTGAGAAATTCCTCGGAGAGATCCATCAGCCGCTCGATTTTTTCGATCAGATACTCCCAGTCGATATTCATCTGGGGATAATTCATCATGAGGCGCCGCTCCTTGGATGGGATGTCCCGGCAATTTACAGCATCGGGATCGCCGTGGTAAAGTCCGTGCCCTTGACGACGAGCTTTGGCGAGGTTTTTTGTGGCCCAGTCCCCTTTTGATCTGTACGCGGTCACGGCGCCCGGTTGCGAGGCGGCCTGCCTGGCGGAACTCCAGGCCTTGAATTTGCCCGCGCAACTGGAAGCGGGGGGCTTGCGCTTTGTCGGAGAGCTGGCCGATGTGTATCGCGCCAATCTCTGGTTGCGCAGCGCCAGCCGCGTGCTGGTGCGCTTTGCCGAGATCCGCGCCACCAGCTTCCCCGAACTCTACCAAAAATGCCTGCGCCTGCCCTGGGGGCGCTTCATCCGCCCGCAGACCGCCCTGGATGTGCGCGTTCACTGCCGCCGCTCGCGCCTGATGCACACCGGCCGCATCGCAGAAACCCTCACCGCCGCCGTCGATCGTGCCCTGGGCCGCGAGACCTCCCTGAACACGGAGTTGCCCCGGCAACTGGTTCTGGTGCGCTTCGAGGACGATCGGGCGCAACTATCCATCGACAGCTCCGGCGAATTGCTGCATCGGCGCGGCTATCGCCTGGAGCAGGGCGCGGCCCCCCTGCGTGAAACACTGGCGGCGGCGCTCCTGCACGCCGTCGACTGGCGGCCGGGCCTGCCCCTCTGGGATCCCATGTGTGGATCGGGCACCCTGCTCATCGAGGCGGCGCTGCTTGCCCGCAACCTCGCGCCGGGGCGGCATCGCTCCTTTGCCTTCGAAGGCTGGCCCCATTTTCGCGCCGGGCGTTGGCGGCTGCTGCTGGACCAGGCCGCGGCCGGAGAACATCCTGTAAACGGCACCAATTTCTTTGGCAGCGAGCTGGATCCGCGACTGGTTCAGGTCGCCGGGCGCAATGCGGAGCGCGCCGGTGTCGCCGCGCTGCTCGATGTGCGCGCGGGAGATTTCCGCCGGTTGTCGCCACCCTCCGATGCTGGTCCGGGCATCGTCCTGTGCAATCCCCCCTATGGCGAGCGGCTCGGCGAGCAACGTCCCCTGCTGGATTTTTTCAGGGAATTCGGGGTGTTTTTACGCCGCAACGCTCCCGGTTGGCGCGGTGGGTTTCTCGCCTCCGACCCGCGCCTGGCGCAGGCCACCGGCTTGCGCCCGCGACCGGGGCCGACCTTCGCCCACGGAGGCTTGACCGTCACGCTCTACCTGTTTGAACTTCCGTGAATTTTCCCATTGCATTTCTTTTTGCGCCTCGTTATACTTGCGCCCTACTTCTGTCAAAAATTCGACAGTTGTTGAGAAAAGTACGGAAAGCGAGGTGATTCGGTGGAAATCACAGTTATCGACAACAACGTCGATAAGGCGATCAAGGTGCTCAAGCGCAAGCTGCAGCAGGAGGGCCTGTTTCGGGAAATGAAGCAGCGCAAGTTCTACGAGAAGCCCAGCGTCAAGCGCAAGCGCAAGGAAAAGGAAGCCCAACGCCGCCTGCGCAAGAAAATGCGCATGGTCAAGCGCGCCGACTGATCTCGCTTTTTATCGCAAGGAACAAAAAAGGCTGTCCCCACACGGGAGCAGCCTTTTTTTCTTGGGCGCGGCGCTCGGCCTACATGGGATAGCTGGGAAAATTCAGCCCGGCGAGCCGCTCGGTCATACGCACCACCTGGCAGCTGTAGCCGTACTCGTTGTCGTACCACACATAGAGCACGCAGCGCTTGCCGTTGACGATGGTAGCCAGGGAATCGACGATGCCCGCGAAGGGCGAGCCGACGAAATCGCTCGAAACCACTTCGGGCGAGTTGGTGTAGTCGATCTGGTTCTGCAGGGGCGAATCCAGGGACACGTCACGCAGATAACGGTTGAGTTCGGCAACGCTGGTCTCTTCGCCGAGTTCCAGATTGAGGATGGCCAGGGACACGTTGGGCGTGGGCACGCGGATGGCGTTGCCGGTGAGCTTGCCGGCCAGTTCGGGAATCGCCTTGGCCACCGCCTTGGCGGCGCCCGTTTCGGTGATGACCATGTTGAGGGGCGCGCTGCGGCCGCGGCGATTGCCCTTGTGATAGTTGTCGATGAGGTTCTGGTCGTTGGTGTAGCTGTGGCATGTCTCCACATGGCCATGCACGATGCCGTAGCGGTCGTTGATCGCCTTGAGCACCGGCACGATGGCGTTGGTGGTGCAACTGGCGGCGGTAAAAATCTGCTCATTATCGGTTATCAGTTCGTTGTTGACACCATAGACGACGTTGGGCAGATCGCCCTTGCCCGGAGCGGTGAGAATGACCTTGGCCACACCCTTGCTCTTGAGATGGCGGGAGAGCCCCTCGCGATCACGCCACTTGCCGGTATTGTCGATGAGCAGGGCATTTTTAATGCCGTACTGGGTGTAGTCGATGGTGTCGGGGCTGTCGGCATAGATCAGGCGAATCAGGTTGCCGTTGGCGATGATGGCGTTTTCTTCTTCGTCCACGGTGATGGTGCCGTGGAAATGGCCATGCACCGAGTCGCGGCGCAAGAGGCTCGCACGCTTGATCAGGTCGTCGGCGCCGCCCTTGCGTACCACCGCCGCGCGCAAGCGCAGCTTATCGCCGCCGCCGGTCTTGTCGATGAGAATGCGCGCCAGCAGCCGGCCGATGCGGCCGAACCCGTAGAGCACCACGTCGCGCGGCTCGCTCAGTACCGAGGCCTTGCCGGTGTTGATCTTGCCCAGTTCCTGCCGCACGAACTGCTCCACCGAGACGTCCATGCCCTGGGAGAGATAGCGCACGGTGAGCTTGC
This DNA window, taken from Geoalkalibacter sp., encodes the following:
- a CDS encoding glyceraldehyde-3-phosphate dehydrogenase, which translates into the protein MNLSKSDTYFKDFKEREALAERMLPLIGKLYRDHGVVISVYGRSITRGTSIDILKAHRFARQILENELSVRETFPVLEAMSKLDLASARVDLGKLTVRYLSQGMDVSVEQFVRQELGKINTGKASVLSEPRDVVLYGFGRIGRLLARILIDKTGGGDKLRLRAAVVRKGGADDLIKRASLLRRDSVHGHFHGTITVDEEENAIIANGNLIRLIYADSPDTIDYTQYGIKNALLIDNTGKWRDREGLSRHLKSKGVAKVILTAPGKGDLPNVVYGVNNELITDNEQIFTAASCTTNAIVPVLKAINDRYGIVHGHVETCHSYTNDQNLIDNYHKGNRRGRSAPLNMVITETGAAKAVAKAIPELAGKLTGNAIRVPTPNVSLAILNLELGEETSVAELNRYLRDVSLDSPLQNQIDYTNSPEVVSSDFVGSPFAGIVDSLATIVNGKRCVLYVWYDNEYGYSCQVVRMTERLAGLNFPSYPM
- a CDS encoding THUMP domain-containing class I SAM-dependent RNA methyltransferase is translated as MAQSPFDLYAVTAPGCEAACLAELQALNLPAQLEAGGLRFVGELADVYRANLWLRSASRVLVRFAEIRATSFPELYQKCLRLPWGRFIRPQTALDVRVHCRRSRLMHTGRIAETLTAAVDRALGRETSLNTELPRQLVLVRFEDDRAQLSIDSSGELLHRRGYRLEQGAAPLRETLAAALLHAVDWRPGLPLWDPMCGSGTLLIEAALLARNLAPGRHRSFAFEGWPHFRAGRWRLLLDQAAAGEHPVNGTNFFGSELDPRLVQVAGRNAERAGVAALLDVRAGDFRRLSPPSDAGPGIVLCNPPYGERLGEQRPLLDFFREFGVFLRRNAPGWRGGFLASDPRLAQATGLRPRPGPTFAHGGLTVTLYLFELP